One Rosa chinensis cultivar Old Blush chromosome 3, RchiOBHm-V2, whole genome shotgun sequence DNA window includes the following coding sequences:
- the LOC112193519 gene encoding heat stress transcription factor B-3, which yields MEGVCDQKGLLEYVRKSSPPPFLLKTYMLVEDPATDDVISWNEDGSAFVVWQPAEFARDLLPTLFKHSNFSSFVRQLNTYGFRKVATSRWEFCNDKFRKGEKDHLCEIRRRKAWANKQQPNAALAQGQVAAEDDQSDEDHERSSSTSSSSEYSSLIDENKRLKMENGVLSCELTSMKNKCKELLDLVAKYGRDSERGKEEDDQRPKLFGVRLEVEGERERKRKRAEILSESASILLSQACK from the exons ATGGAGGGTGTGTGTGATCAAAAGGGTCTGTTGGAATACGTGAGGAAGTCGAGCCCGCCGCCTTTCTTGTTGAAGACGTACATGCTGGTGGAGGATCCGGCAACGGACGACGTCATATCGTGGAACGAGGACGGGTCTGCGTTCGTGGTGTGGCAGCCGGCCGAGTTTGCCCGAGATCTCCTCCCAACTCTCTTCAAGCACAGTAACTTCTCTAGCTTTGTCAGGCAGCTAAATACCTAC GGATTTCGAAAAGTTGCAACAAGCCGGTGGGAGTTTTGCAACGATAAGTTTCGAAAGGGTGAAAAGGATCATCTATGTGAAATCCGACGTAGAAAAGCATGGGCGAACAAGCAACAGCCAAATGCGGCGCTAGCTCAAGGCCAAGTAGCAGCAGAAGATGATCAGTCTGATGAAGACCATGAAAGGTCTTCCTCGACTTCTTCTTCGTCCGAGTACAGCTCTCTTATTGATGAAAACAAACGGCTAAAGATGGAAAATGGAGTTTTGAGCTGCGAGCTTACGAGCATGAAAAACAAGTGCAAGGAGCTTCTCGATTTGGTGGCCAAGTATGGCCGGGATTCGGAGAGAGGTAAAGAAGAAGACGACCAGAGGCCAAAGCTGTTTGGGGTGAGATTGGAGGTTGAGGGAGAGAGGgaaaggaagagaaagagggCAGAGATACTCAGTGAGAGCGCAAGCATTTTACTATCTCAAGCATGCAAATAA
- the LOC112191651 gene encoding uncharacterized protein LOC112191651 isoform X2: protein MASTIGRLFQDQNLSVHSNGKGGAKTQKKAGFGGRKPLGDVSNAGKPDCSKVSKKPALTNVSEIIADASNKKGLSKASDKVQTRGSRKALSDVSNTVKPPVHKKSSVAAQPPCGFEEEGFLHDHQQCIKSMRKANHMDQMDFFMMIQG from the exons ATGGCATCAACAATTGGTCGTTTGTTTCAAGATCAGAATCTCAGTGTTCACTCTAATG GAAAGGGTGGTGCAAAAACACAGAAGAAAGCTGGGTTTGGTGGAAGGAAACCTCTAGGAGATGTATCGAACGCTGGGAAGCCTGATTGTTCCAAGGTGTCGAAAAAGCCTGCTCTTACCAATGTTTCTGAAATCATTGCTGATGCAAGCAACAAGAAAGGCCTTTCTAAAGCCTCGGATAAAGTGCAGACTCGTGGCAGTCGGAAGGCACTATCTGATGTGTCTAACACAGTCAAGCCACCTGTGCATAAGAAGTCAAGTGTTGCGGCACAACCACCTTGTGGTTTTGAGGAGGAAGGTTTCCTGCATGACCATCAACAGTGCATCAAATCTATGAGAAAGGCTAATCACATGGATCAAATGGATTTTTTTATGATGATACAAGGATGA
- the LOC112191651 gene encoding uncharacterized protein LOC112191651 isoform X1: MASTIGRLFQDQNLSVHSNGNSAVGKGGAKTQKKAGFGGRKPLGDVSNAGKPDCSKVSKKPALTNVSEIIADASNKKGLSKASDKVQTRGSRKALSDVSNTVKPPVHKKSSVAAQPPCGFEEEGFLHDHQQCIKSMRKANHMDQMDFFMMIQG, from the exons ATGGCATCAACAATTGGTCGTTTGTTTCAAGATCAGAATCTCAGTGTTCACTCTAATG GAAATTCTGCTGTAGGAAAGGGTGGTGCAAAAACACAGAAGAAAGCTGGGTTTGGTGGAAGGAAACCTCTAGGAGATGTATCGAACGCTGGGAAGCCTGATTGTTCCAAGGTGTCGAAAAAGCCTGCTCTTACCAATGTTTCTGAAATCATTGCTGATGCAAGCAACAAGAAAGGCCTTTCTAAAGCCTCGGATAAAGTGCAGACTCGTGGCAGTCGGAAGGCACTATCTGATGTGTCTAACACAGTCAAGCCACCTGTGCATAAGAAGTCAAGTGTTGCGGCACAACCACCTTGTGGTTTTGAGGAGGAAGGTTTCCTGCATGACCATCAACAGTGCATCAAATCTATGAGAAAGGCTAATCACATGGATCAAATGGATTTTTTTATGATGATACAAGGATGA